In the Diospyros lotus cultivar Yz01 chromosome 13, ASM1463336v1, whole genome shotgun sequence genome, GCCGCGACCCAAATCTGAGGCCCATCACCTCTCCTTCCGGTCCGGCTGATGACTCACCCACGCATCATCACCATTCCATAGTTCATCGTCCCAACTCCGAcgcagaagagagagagagagagagagagagagaatgggcgTCGACTACTACAAGGTTCTTCAGGTCGACCGGAATGCCAAGGATGACGACCTCAAGAAAGCCTATCGCAAGCTCGCCATGAAATGGCATCCCGACAAAAACCCTAACAACAAGAAGGACGCCGAGGCTAAATTCAAACAAATCTCCGAAGCCTACGATGTACAAATGCAATGCGGCTCAATTTCCTCCACATCTCGCTCTCCTTCTTCTCCAATTCAATTCCTTcttattgtgtttatttttttgtcgGTTTTTAGGTTTTGAGTGATCCACAGAAGCGAGCGGTCTACGATCAGTACGGCGAGGAGGGCCTCAAGGGGCAGGTTCCGCCACCCGGCACCGGAGGATTTTCCTCTGCGTCCGATGGCCCGACGATGTTCCGGTTCAATCCTCGCAGCGCCGACGACATATTCTCCGAGTTTTTCGGCGTTTCGAGCTTCGGAGGGATGGGGGACATGGGAGGCTCGCGGGCCGGCACGTCGGGGTTTCCGAGGGGTATATTCGGGGAGGACATTTTCGCTTCTTTCCGTGGCGGAGGCGGCGAGGGTTCCGGTAATGTGCAGCGGAAGGGGGCGGCTATCGAGCGGACGTTACCTTGTAGTTTGGAGGATTTGTACAAGGGAACtacgaagaagatgaagatttCAAGGGAAGTCACTGATGCCACTGGGTAAGCTATGGATTCAACATTAGTGCCTGCAAATTTCAaagtttatttagttttgatcCAATGCACAATAGATATATACAAAGCTATGCGTTGATCAGGGCACCCTATACAGAAAAAGTAGAGAAGTAGGGGTTCTCACTAACTGGTATCAAGAAAC is a window encoding:
- the LOC127788622 gene encoding uncharacterized protein LOC127788622, which gives rise to MGVDYYKVLQVDRNAKDDDLKKAYRKLAMKWHPDKNPNNKKDAEAKFKQISEAYDVLSDPQKRAVYDQYGEEGLKGQVPPPGTGGFSSASDGPTMFRFNPRSADDIFSEFFGVSSFGGMGDMGGSRAGTSGFPRGIFGEDIFASFRGGGGEGSGNVQRKGAAIERTLPCSLEDLYKGTTKKMKISREVTDATGRPTTVEEILTIEIKPGWKKGTKITFPEKGNEQRGVIPSDLVFIIDEKPHSVFKRDGNDLVVTQKITLVEALTGYTAQLTTLDGRNLTVSVNNIVSPNYEEVVKGEGMPIPKDPSRRGNLRIKFNIKFPSRLTSEQKTGIKRLLAS